TCGTCCTCGCGAAGTACTACCTCCGGGAGGGGCGGTTCCTGCGTGGGGTGGCGAACCTCCGGCCCTCCTCGGTCGGGCCGCGACAGGTCCCCTCGCTGGCGTGGTTCGCCGCCACCGGAAGTCGCCGCGGGCGGACGCTCGCGGTCGCGGCGTTCGTTGCGATGCTCCTGTTCGCCCGGCGCAGTCGGTAGGGGCTGGCACCGGCAAGCGACACGCCATCGTAGAACGTAGGTGACCGGTCGCGGTTGACCGGTGGTCGTCGGACTGACGCCCATCACTCGGTCGAGCGGGGGTCGAGGAGAGCTTGAATGGCGTCGGCGACGACGTTCGCCGAAAGGATTGTGAGGAAAAGCGTCGCGACGGGAACTGCGAGTCGCCACCAGTACGGCTGGAAGTTGTTGACGTTGCGACCGATAAGTCGGCCCCAAGACTCCACACTCGGCGGGGTCGCCAACAGATACGAGGGCGGATTTCCGAATTTGAGGAAAGAGAGCGTCGCTTCGACGGTGATGAAAAGCGGAATCTGGTAGACTGCGATGCTGACGGCGCTCCGGGTGACGTTCGGTACGAGGTGACGACGAACGATGTCCAGCGTCTCTGCTCCTGCGGCTTCGGCACTCTGAACGTAGTTTTTGCTTATTTCGTTGAGCGCTCGGCTCCTGACTATTATCGCGACGTTCCCCCAGTTCACCAGTCCGAATGCCACTGCTAGCGCAAAGAGTGACCCTTCCCCGGAGACCCACCGCCAGACGAGGAACACGAGGAGGGCGGGGATCAACTTCAGCGCCTCCGCGACGCCCGTGAGCAGTCGGTCGGTTTTTCCGCCGAGATAGGCGCCGAGTGTGCCGACGATGGTTGCCACCGGGACGATGAACGTGATAGCGACGAGCGACAACATGACGGTGATTCGAGCACCGAAGGCGAGCAACGTGAACAGTCCAGTCCCGGTTCCGGTCGTGCCGAGCGGATACTTCCACGACCCGTAACACTGGTCGCCGACTTGATTCACACACGAGACGACTTGGTCACTCGAAATACTCGTGAACAGCGGCGGTTGATTGGCGTGTTCGAAAGATGGCGTCGGCTGAGAGAATAGTACCGGGCCGATCGTTCCCGCGAGAAACACGCCAGTGAGAAAGATTCCTGCAAGGACTGAAGCGGGTCGCTGTCGGCTCATCTGACGGAGCGTGTCGGTCCAAGAGCGGGAGAGTACAGGTACG
This DNA window, taken from Halorussus salinus, encodes the following:
- a CDS encoding ABC transporter permease → MDWTDTTTSYVGRRTLLLLVGFGLIGGLYLYDYVLLGPDSVVLGYDISRLEWLWIGSLWFVIVYGGVPVLSRSWTDTLRQMSRQRPASVLAGIFLTGVFLAGTIGPVLFSQPTPSFEHANQPPLFTSISSDQVVSCVNQVGDQCYGSWKYPLGTTGTGTGLFTLLAFGARITVMLSLVAITFIVPVATIVGTLGAYLGGKTDRLLTGVAEALKLIPALLVFLVWRWVSGEGSLFALAVAFGLVNWGNVAIIVRSRALNEISKNYVQSAEAAGAETLDIVRRHLVPNVTRSAVSIAVYQIPLFITVEATLSFLKFGNPPSYLLATPPSVESWGRLIGRNVNNFQPYWWRLAVPVATLFLTILSANVVADAIQALLDPRSTE